From the genome of Variovorax sp. RA8, one region includes:
- a CDS encoding methyl-accepting chemotaxis protein: protein MQWFQELRVSVKLILAFLVVAALGAVVSALGIFHMSRISASTGRLYNHEMRTLEAAQAANIHLLYASRAQMSLLSASTKGERNAGIAELRKAGAELGERMAQIKPVLLESEAGAKLHERYEALVQPLRKRMGEFVELISKQSLDSSQFDGRVAEESTQLLKDSRAVEEVLTQMVKHADGMAKASMESAEGTFKTSRLLIMAMTLVGLVASVGLGVVVARLLSRQLGGEPAYAADVVGRIADGDLTVGVAAETAAQGSVLHSIKQMQDQLTDVVVRIKHSSDAIATASGEIASGNQDLSSRTEEQASSLQQTAASMEELTSTVKQNADNARQANQLALSASEVAVKGGSVVDQVVDTMASIHASSKKIVDIIGVIDGIAFQTNILALNAAVEAARAGEQGRGFAVVASEVRNLAQRSAAAAKEIKGLIDDSVGKVDAGTALVGEAGKTMEEIVGSIRRVTDIVGEISAASHEQTQGIEQINQAITQMDQVTQQNAALVEEAAAAAQSMQEQAGSLVQTVSAFRLAA, encoded by the coding sequence ATGCAGTGGTTCCAAGAGCTTCGTGTCAGCGTCAAGCTGATCCTCGCCTTCCTGGTGGTCGCGGCGCTGGGCGCCGTGGTCAGCGCGCTCGGCATCTTTCACATGAGCCGGATCAGCGCATCGACCGGAAGGCTCTACAACCATGAGATGCGCACGCTCGAAGCGGCGCAGGCGGCCAACATCCACCTGCTGTATGCCAGCCGCGCGCAGATGAGCCTGCTGTCGGCCTCGACCAAGGGCGAGCGCAATGCCGGCATCGCAGAGCTCAGGAAGGCCGGCGCCGAGCTGGGCGAGCGCATGGCCCAGATCAAGCCGGTACTGCTCGAAAGCGAGGCGGGCGCCAAGCTTCACGAGCGCTACGAGGCACTGGTGCAGCCGCTGCGCAAGCGCATGGGCGAGTTCGTCGAGCTGATCTCCAAACAGTCGCTGGACAGCTCGCAGTTCGACGGCCGCGTGGCTGAGGAGAGCACACAGCTGCTGAAGGATTCGCGCGCGGTCGAGGAAGTGCTCACCCAGATGGTGAAGCATGCCGACGGCATGGCCAAGGCCAGCATGGAGAGTGCCGAGGGCACCTTCAAGACCTCGCGCCTGCTGATCATGGCGATGACCTTGGTGGGCCTGGTTGCCAGCGTGGGCCTGGGCGTGGTGGTGGCCCGCCTGCTGTCGCGCCAGCTCGGCGGCGAGCCGGCCTATGCAGCCGACGTGGTGGGCCGCATCGCGGATGGCGATCTCACGGTGGGCGTGGCGGCGGAGACGGCCGCCCAAGGCAGCGTGCTGCACTCGATCAAGCAGATGCAGGACCAGCTGACCGACGTCGTGGTCAGGATCAAGCATTCGAGCGATGCGATCGCGACGGCATCCGGCGAGATCGCCTCGGGCAACCAGGATCTCTCGTCGCGCACCGAAGAGCAGGCCAGCTCCCTGCAGCAGACGGCCGCTTCGATGGAAGAGCTGACCTCCACCGTCAAGCAGAACGCGGACAACGCACGGCAGGCCAATCAGCTGGCGCTCTCGGCCTCCGAAGTGGCGGTGAAGGGCGGGAGCGTGGTCGACCAGGTGGTGGACACCATGGCCTCGATCCACGCCTCATCCAAGAAGATCGTGGACATCATCGGCGTGATCGACGGCATCGCCTTCCAGACCAACATCCTCGCGCTCAACGCTGCGGTGGAAGCGGCGCGGGCCGGCGAGCAGGGCCGGGGCTTCGCGGTGGTGGCATCGGAAGTGCGCAACCTCGCGCAGCGCTCGGCCGCAGCCGCCAAGGAAATCAAGGGCCTGATCGACGACTCGGTGGGCAAGGTCGATGCCGGCACCGCGCTGGTGGGCGAAGCCGGCAAGACGATGGAAGAAATCGTGGGCAGCATCCGCCGCGTGACCGATATCGTGGGCGAGATCAGCGCGGCGAGCCACGAGCAGACGCAAGGCATCGAGCAGATCAACCAGGCGATCACGCAGATGGACCAGGTGACGCAGCAGAACGCGGCGCTGGTGGAAGAGGCCGCTGCCGCTGCGCAATCGATGCAGGAACAGGCCGGCAGCCTGGTGCAGACCGTGAGCGCGTTCAGGCTCGCTGCATGA
- a CDS encoding methyl-accepting chemotaxis protein, with protein MKFLSNLRIGTRLALGFGLVLALTLASAAIALISANKNAEATRQMMQGPLAKERLISDWYVLTYSAIARTSMIAKTTDATLPVTFAEVISDSVKKGAETMAKVEALLVTDQEKATFKSIVELRAKYQLAKDAVQKAKASGDAAETERVFKDVFQPAAKAYESQVLGLLSMERKAIDDTSDAIDAANARGFNLRVLMTALTLLVGGLCAFLIARSITRPLGQAVKVAETVASGDLGTRIEVQSRDETGQLMHALKNMNESLARVVGQVRAGTDTIATASGQIAAGNHDLSSRTEEQASSLEETAASMEELTSTVKQNADNARQANQLALSASEVAVKGGSVVSQVVGTMGSINASSRKIVDIIGVIDGIAFQTNILALNAAVEAARAGEQGRGFAVVASEVRNLAQRSAAAAKEIKALIDDSVDKVEEGSRQVAEAGRTMEEIVDSVKRVTDIMGEITSASQEQTQGIEQVNQAISQMDQVTQQNAALVEEASAAAHSMQEQAASLVESVRVFKLGHDEPAAMVLAHAQDKSRTAAAKAKSTAAEGGGTPVSRAPVLPKRVTPAIKGPAPAPAKAAPKALPQAASAAPAGDWTEF; from the coding sequence ATGAAGTTTCTTTCCAACCTCCGCATAGGGACGCGCCTGGCCCTGGGCTTCGGCCTCGTGCTCGCCCTGACCCTGGCTTCCGCCGCCATCGCGCTGATCAGCGCCAACAAGAACGCCGAGGCCACGCGCCAGATGATGCAAGGCCCGCTGGCCAAGGAGCGGCTGATCTCCGACTGGTACGTGCTGACCTACTCGGCCATCGCACGGACCTCGATGATCGCGAAGACCACGGATGCGACCCTGCCCGTCACCTTCGCCGAAGTCATCTCCGACAGCGTGAAGAAGGGTGCCGAAACCATGGCCAAGGTCGAGGCCCTGCTGGTGACCGACCAGGAGAAGGCCACCTTCAAATCCATCGTCGAGCTGCGGGCCAAGTACCAGCTCGCCAAGGACGCGGTGCAGAAGGCCAAGGCCAGCGGCGATGCGGCAGAGACCGAGCGCGTGTTCAAGGACGTGTTCCAACCCGCCGCCAAGGCCTACGAGAGCCAGGTGCTGGGACTGCTGTCGATGGAACGCAAGGCCATCGACGACACGAGCGACGCCATCGACGCGGCGAACGCGCGCGGCTTCAACCTACGCGTCCTGATGACGGCGCTGACGCTGCTGGTCGGCGGGCTCTGCGCCTTCCTGATCGCGCGCAGCATCACCCGGCCGCTGGGCCAGGCGGTGAAGGTCGCCGAGACGGTGGCGAGCGGCGATCTCGGCACCCGCATCGAGGTGCAGTCGCGCGACGAGACCGGGCAACTCATGCACGCGCTCAAGAACATGAACGAGAGCCTGGCTCGCGTGGTGGGCCAGGTGCGCGCCGGCACCGACACCATCGCCACCGCCTCGGGCCAGATCGCGGCGGGCAACCATGACCTCTCCTCGCGCACCGAGGAGCAGGCCAGTTCGCTGGAAGAGACGGCGGCCTCGATGGAAGAGCTGACCTCCACCGTCAAGCAGAACGCGGACAACGCGCGGCAGGCGAATCAGCTGGCGCTCTCGGCCTCGGAAGTGGCGGTCAAGGGCGGTAGCGTGGTCTCGCAGGTCGTGGGCACCATGGGGTCGATCAATGCCTCGTCCAGGAAGATCGTCGACATCATCGGCGTCATCGACGGCATCGCCTTCCAGACCAACATCCTGGCGCTCAATGCCGCGGTGGAAGCAGCGCGGGCCGGCGAGCAAGGCCGCGGCTTCGCGGTGGTGGCCTCGGAAGTGCGCAACCTGGCGCAGCGTTCGGCGGCCGCGGCCAAGGAGATCAAGGCCCTGATCGACGATTCGGTGGACAAGGTCGAGGAGGGCAGCAGGCAGGTGGCCGAGGCCGGCCGCACCATGGAAGAGATCGTCGACAGCGTCAAGCGCGTCACCGACATCATGGGCGAGATCACCTCGGCCAGCCAGGAGCAGACCCAGGGCATCGAGCAGGTCAACCAGGCCATCAGCCAGATGGACCAGGTGACGCAGCAGAACGCGGCGCTGGTGGAAGAGGCCTCGGCCGCTGCGCACTCCATGCAGGAGCAGGCCGCCAGCCTGGTCGAGTCGGTGCGCGTCTTCAAGCTCGGCCACGACGAGCCTGCGGCGATGGTGCTGGCACACGCGCAGGACAAGAGCCGCACGGCCGCTGCGAAGGCGAAGAGCACCGCAGCCGAAGGCGGAGGTACGCCAGTGAGCCGGGCGCCCGTGCTGCCAAAGCGCGTCACGCCGGCCATCAAGGGCCCGGCGCCCGCCCCAGCCAAGGCCGCGCCCAAGGCGCTCCCGCAGGCTGCGAGCGCGGCACCGGCCGGCGACTGGACGGAGTTCTAG
- the flgK gene encoding flagellar hook-associated protein FlgK translates to MSMFYTGLTGLSVARSALMTTAHNTANVYTAGYSRQTSMIASNGAIGLASGFVGTGARVTTVARSYDAYLTSQLNGAEASGAALASYNAQISRIDSLLADKTSGLSPLMQGFFSSVQGVANTPADPAARQQLISSAQALANKFRATDQYLSDLNTSANEQIQGSVGEINTYAKQIATLNHQIGQLSAVAGGQPPNDLLDQRDQLVNQLGKLVDVKVLEQDGGKYNVFIGNGQSLVLGDQAMSLKAGPSAADPTRTALSLVGINGTATELADSVFSGGSIGGLMAFRNETLSTSQNAIGRLAMALTDSFNDQHKLGIDLNGVLGTDFFSQAAPGVFTNAHNNGDMVLGASITDTSQLSISDYAVEVKDVAGVLNYSVTRLTDKQVIGTFAAFPISFDGVSLSVASGTAQAGDRFLVQPTRTGARDVDVLVIDPAKVAAASPLIAGNTAGNQGNGALGAPTVDAGYLAAPLAAPVTLSFDAATGELSGFPATSAVTVTLADGTSTVYAAGDPVPYTAGALMSFDGITVKMTGAPADGDTFTIKNNSGGVSDGSNALLLGALQKKTAMDGGTSTFGSAFAQLVSAVGNRTMEIRTAEQTQTSVTEQIRASRDSISGVNQDEETANLLMYQQMYQANAKVIQTASTMFDAILGIRG, encoded by the coding sequence ATGTCGATGTTCTATACCGGCCTGACGGGCCTGAGCGTGGCCCGCAGCGCGCTCATGACCACGGCGCACAACACGGCCAACGTCTACACGGCGGGCTACAGCCGCCAGACCTCGATGATCGCCAGCAACGGCGCCATCGGCCTGGCCTCGGGCTTCGTCGGCACGGGCGCCCGCGTCACCACGGTGGCGCGCAGCTACGACGCCTACCTCACCTCGCAGCTCAACGGCGCCGAGGCCTCGGGGGCCGCGCTCGCCAGCTACAACGCGCAGATCAGCCGCATCGACTCGCTGCTGGCCGACAAGACCTCCGGCCTCTCGCCGCTGATGCAAGGCTTCTTCTCCAGCGTGCAGGGCGTGGCCAACACGCCGGCCGACCCGGCGGCGCGCCAGCAGCTCATCAGCTCCGCGCAGGCGTTGGCCAACAAGTTCCGCGCCACCGACCAGTACCTCAGCGACCTCAACACCTCGGCCAACGAGCAGATCCAGGGGAGCGTGGGCGAGATCAACACCTACGCCAAGCAGATCGCCACCCTCAACCACCAGATCGGCCAGCTGAGCGCCGTGGCCGGCGGCCAGCCCCCCAACGACCTGCTGGACCAGCGCGACCAGCTGGTCAACCAACTGGGCAAGCTGGTGGACGTGAAGGTGCTGGAACAGGACGGCGGCAAGTACAACGTCTTCATCGGCAACGGCCAGTCGCTGGTGCTGGGCGACCAGGCGATGTCGCTCAAGGCCGGTCCCTCCGCAGCCGACCCGACTCGCACGGCGCTGTCGCTGGTGGGCATCAACGGCACGGCTACGGAGCTAGCCGACAGCGTGTTCAGCGGCGGCTCCATCGGCGGGCTGATGGCCTTCCGCAACGAGACGCTCAGCACCTCGCAGAACGCCATCGGCCGCCTGGCCATGGCGCTCACCGACAGCTTCAACGACCAGCACAAGCTGGGCATCGACCTCAACGGCGTGCTGGGCACCGACTTCTTCTCGCAGGCCGCGCCGGGCGTGTTCACCAACGCCCACAACAATGGCGACATGGTGCTCGGCGCGAGCATCACCGACACCTCGCAGCTCAGCATCAGCGACTACGCGGTGGAAGTGAAGGACGTGGCGGGCGTGCTCAACTACTCGGTCACGCGCCTCACCGACAAACAGGTGATCGGCACCTTCGCGGCCTTCCCGATCAGCTTCGACGGCGTCAGCCTCAGCGTGGCCAGCGGCACGGCGCAGGCCGGCGACCGCTTCCTGGTGCAGCCCACGCGCACCGGCGCGCGCGACGTCGACGTGCTGGTGATCGATCCGGCCAAGGTGGCCGCGGCCTCGCCGCTGATTGCGGGCAACACCGCCGGCAACCAGGGCAACGGCGCGCTGGGCGCGCCCACGGTCGACGCGGGCTACCTGGCCGCGCCGCTCGCGGCGCCGGTGACCCTGAGCTTCGACGCCGCCACCGGCGAGTTGTCGGGCTTCCCGGCGACTTCCGCGGTCACCGTGACCCTGGCCGACGGGACCTCGACCGTCTATGCCGCCGGCGACCCCGTGCCCTACACGGCCGGCGCATTGATGAGCTTCGACGGGATCACCGTCAAGATGACGGGCGCGCCCGCCGATGGCGACACCTTCACCATCAAGAACAACAGCGGCGGCGTCTCCGACGGCAGCAATGCGCTGCTGCTCGGCGCGCTGCAGAAGAAGACCGCCATGGATGGCGGCACCTCCACCTTCGGCAGCGCCTTCGCGCAGCTGGTGAGCGCAGTGGGCAACCGGACGATGGAGATCCGCACGGCCGAGCAGACGCAGACGAGCGTGACGGAGCAGATCCGCGCCAGCCGCGACTCGATCTCGGGTGTGAACCAGGACGAGGAAACCGCCAACCTGCTGATGTACCAGCAGATGTACCAGGCGAACGCCAAGGTGATCCAGACCGCCTCGACCATGTTCGACGCCATCCTCGGCATCCGCGGCTGA
- the flgL gene encoding flagellar hook-associated protein FlgL: protein MRISTQSFYARSMNDIGSQQQQLFRIQQQLAAESKFLTPADDPVASARALGVSDTLAQSSQYATSRGRATLSLSREEDALKSATEILQNVKTMIVQAGNGTLSDADRASLATAMQSNLDQLVNVANADDGNGQFLFAGYKSANPPFVAQAGGGVQYMGDQGQRLIQVDVARQMSAADDGRSVFQSVQGSAGYVASASAANTGSGVFGGVGVTDASAPLYGKDFDISFAGGNYTVTTNDTPPVVAATGPYTPGTPIAFGGVQLSMSGTPADGDSFRVATAKNAGTDVFAAIGDVISALRQPLAAGGAAAQAHLQNALSTGNVKITNAHDNVLTIRSSVGSRMNEIDALDDAGASRDLIDKSYLSDLQDLDPAAAISEFLQRQTSLQATQQTFARLHGISLFNYL, encoded by the coding sequence ATGCGCATCAGCACCCAATCCTTCTATGCACGGAGCATGAACGACATCGGTTCGCAGCAGCAGCAGCTGTTCCGGATCCAGCAGCAGCTCGCCGCCGAGAGCAAGTTCCTGACGCCGGCCGACGACCCGGTCGCGTCGGCGCGCGCGCTGGGCGTCTCCGATACGCTCGCGCAGTCCTCGCAGTACGCGACCAGCCGCGGCCGCGCGACCCTGTCGCTGTCGCGGGAGGAGGACGCCCTCAAGTCCGCCACCGAGATCCTGCAGAACGTCAAGACCATGATCGTGCAGGCCGGCAACGGCACCCTGTCCGACGCCGACCGCGCCTCGCTGGCCACCGCGATGCAGAGCAACCTCGACCAGCTGGTGAACGTGGCCAATGCCGACGACGGCAACGGGCAGTTCCTGTTCGCCGGCTACAAGAGCGCCAACCCGCCCTTCGTGGCGCAGGCCGGTGGCGGCGTGCAGTACATGGGCGACCAGGGGCAGCGCCTGATCCAGGTCGACGTGGCGCGGCAGATGTCAGCCGCCGACGATGGCCGCAGCGTTTTCCAGTCGGTGCAGGGCAGTGCGGGCTATGTCGCCAGCGCGAGCGCGGCCAACACCGGCTCGGGCGTGTTCGGCGGGGTCGGCGTGACCGATGCCTCGGCGCCCCTCTACGGCAAGGACTTCGACATCAGCTTCGCCGGCGGCAACTACACGGTGACGACGAACGACACCCCGCCCGTCGTTGCGGCCACCGGCCCCTACACGCCCGGCACGCCCATCGCCTTCGGCGGCGTTCAGCTCAGCATGAGCGGCACGCCGGCGGACGGCGACAGCTTCCGGGTCGCCACCGCGAAGAACGCGGGCACGGACGTCTTCGCGGCCATCGGCGATGTGATCAGCGCGCTGCGCCAGCCGCTCGCCGCCGGCGGCGCCGCGGCGCAGGCCCATCTGCAGAACGCGCTCTCCACCGGCAACGTGAAGATCACCAACGCGCACGACAACGTGCTGACCATCCGCTCCTCGGTCGGCTCGCGCATGAACGAGATCGATGCCCTGGACGACGCGGGCGCCTCGCGCGACCTGATCGACAAGAGCTATCTGTCCGACCTGCAGGACCTGGACCCGGCCGCAGCCATCTCGGAATTCCTGCAGCGCCAGACCTCGCTGCAGGCGACGCAGCAGACCTTTGCGCGGCTGCATGGGATTTCGTTGTTCAATTACCTTTGA